CGGGCGGGCCCAGCGTTACTCCGCTAACAAAATCCCCCGTGAACTCCCAAAGCAAATGGCATTGGCTGAAAAGTTCGGCTTGGTGTGTGGTCGCTAGCAGCAGCCGCTCGATCCGCAGCAGCCACCACCGGATTGAGCCACCGGCAATGTGGGCTTGGCGGCTGCCCCGGCAAACCAACCGGCAAAGTCTTCTCGCGACGGATACACCGCTTTGCTGACGATTTGGCCATCGATGACCACCACGGGCAAACAGTCCGTTCCGGCGGTACTAAGCAGATGATGAATCGACTTGTTCTCGATAAACGCCTGTGGCTGCTGTCCCAAGTTGTAACGCTCGACATGATGGCCTTGTTCTTTGAGCCAATCGAGATCCGCTGCAAACTTTGGCAGCACGGGGTCCACATCTGGCCCACACACGCCGGTCGAGCAGCACATTGGTTTGTCGTAGATTTGTACGGTCTTCATCTTGTTCTCCTGTGAAAACGAATGGGATTTGGATTGGGAATTGGATTCGTTCATTGGTGTTGATGTTGACTTGAGCGCATGCACGCGAACGCTTGCGGCATACGCATTGGCGTCAAAGGATTGCATGACCGAGGCTAGTCCGTCATGCAGCGATTGCGGCTCAGCAGCGGCTGCCGCTTCGTCAGCCTCTGAGTTGCACGAGCCACTGCCACAGCAACCGCCATCACTTGCCATCGCATAAGCATTCAAATCGGCTGCCGTGTCGGTCACCACGACCGACTCGAATCCAGCTTGTTCAAGCAGGCGGCGATACTCGTCGACAAGAATCGCGCCGGAGATGCAACCGACATAGGCTTCGACGCTTTGTTTGACATCCGCGGGCAGTTCTTGTTTCAGCGCAATGTCGCTTAATGCCACGCGGCCACCCGGCTTGAGAACCCGCAGGATTTCGCGAAACACAGCCGACTTGTCCGGCACGAGATTGATCACACAATTGCTGATCACGCAGTCGACCGAGTTGTCCGCTAGCGGCAACTGATCAATCGTC
This genomic stretch from Novipirellula caenicola harbors:
- the arsD gene encoding arsenite efflux transporter metallochaperone ArsD, with the translated sequence MQPRTNERMIVDDVRDQYASVARGELTNETTAVRSIASAFGYTEDELNQLPAEANMGLSCGNPLALAGIRDGEVVVDLGCGGGMDVFLAARKVGATGRVIGIDMTTEMLQRARAGQQKLGLTNVEFHQATIDQLPLADNSVDCVISNCVINLVPDKSAVFREILRVLKPGGRVALSDIALKQELPADVKQSVEAYVGCISGAILVDEYRRLLEQAGFESVVVTDTAADLNAYAMASDGGCCGSGSCNSEADEAAAAAEPQSLHDGLASVMQSFDANAYAASVRVHALKSTSTPMNESNSQSKSHSFSQENKMKTVQIYDKPMCCSTGVCGPDVDPVLPKFAADLDWLKEQGHHVERYNLGQQPQAFIENKSIHHLLSTAGTDCLPVVVIDGQIVSKAVYPSREDFAGWFAGAAAKPTLPVAQSGGGCCGSSGCC